The following proteins come from a genomic window of Rutidosis leptorrhynchoides isolate AG116_Rl617_1_P2 chromosome 10, CSIRO_AGI_Rlap_v1, whole genome shotgun sequence:
- the LOC139870549 gene encoding uncharacterized protein, translating to MRIASWNTRSFGNIEKGRMVGSMVNKYQIQFLAIQETMVKKVKQPILNSIWKHFVFQEVQVSSNGRSGGLLSIWHDDCFTLLNHWSNRYWIATLLRYTLNQRIVLIINIYAPQSEHDKLFVWQQLSAIANQWSGPISFLGDFNSVCHPEERFREVIDPIAISKFNNFILSDNVIDQALCNEEFTWDGPDEKMSRIDRVMVNVSWLSLFPDSILQAGLQKLSNHKPIILGKKLQDWGPKPFRFNNSWLLQKKFITLCNEKWDSLDYEGWAAFTLSMKFRVLKCYLRE from the coding sequence ATGAGGATCGCCTCATGGAACACCCGCAGCTTTGGGAATATTGAAAAGGGTCGTATGGTGGGTTCAATGGTTAATAAATATCAAATTCAATTCTTGGCCATTCAAGAAACGATGGTCAAAAAAGTCAAACAACCAATCTTAAATTCAATTTGGAAACACtttgtttttcaagaagttcaAGTAAGTTCAAATGGAAGGTCCGGTGGTCTTCTTTCAATTTGGCATGATGATTGCTTCACTCTTCTCAACCATTGGAGTAATAGATATTGGATCGCCACTTTATTAAGGTATACTCTCAATCAAAGAATAGTCTTAATAATCAACATTTATGCTCCTCAAAGTGAACATGACAAATTGTTTGTGTGGCAACAATTAAGTGCAATTGCTAACCAATGGTCGGGCCCTATTAGTTTTTTGGGGGACTTTAATTCGGTGTGTCACCCGGAAGAAAGATTTCGAGAAGTTATTGATCCAATTGCTATTTCTAAATTTAACAACTTTATTCTTTCAGATAATGTGATTGATCAAGCCCTTTGCAATGAAGAGTTTACTTGGGATGGTCCCGATGAAAAAATGTCTCGTATTGATCGAGTTATGGTTAATGTTTCTTGGTTGAGTTTGTTTCCGGATTCGATTCTACAAGCCGGTCTACAAAAACTTTCGAATCATAAACCAATTATCTTGGGAAAAAAATTGCAAGATTGGGGTCCTAAACCTTTTCGTTTTAACAATTCTTGGTTGCTTCAAAAAAAATTTATTACCTTGTGTAATGAAAAATGGGACTCTTTAGATTATGAAGGATGGGCGGCTTTCACTTTATCTATGAAGTTTCGTGTTCTAAAATGTTATTTGAGGGAGTGA